The following coding sequences are from one Salvia hispanica cultivar TCC Black 2014 chromosome 3, UniMelb_Shisp_WGS_1.0, whole genome shotgun sequence window:
- the LOC125209416 gene encoding LEAF RUST 10 DISEASE-RESISTANCE LOCUS RECEPTOR-LIKE PROTEIN KINASE-like 2.5, translating to MTNSFTEYLGRGGFGSVYKGEFPDGRLVAVKVLNESNGNGEDFMNEVASISRTSHVNIVALLGFCYEGSRRALIYDFMPNGSLEKFIGNNASSSQESTLGWDKLFEIALGIARGLEYLHQGCSTRILHLDIKPQNILLDKELDPKISDFGLAKLCPNRSSIVSMLVARGTIGYIAPEVFSRSFGEVSYKSDVYSYGMLVLEMVGGRTAVDPRDVDRTSEIYFPNYLYKQMEVNNAERDVEDGSLPVKRNMIIVGLWCIQTNPKDRPSMTRVVEMLEGKLGSLEVPPKPYLYSPPRAPPSYSTSESF from the coding sequence ATGACCAATTCATTTACTGAATATCTAGGAAGAGGAGGATTTGGCAGCGTATATAAAGGAGAATTTCCCGACGGTCGTCTTGTGGCAGTGAAAGTCTTGAATGAATCAAATGGAAACGGGGAAGATTTCATGAATGAGGTCGCCAGTATTAGCAGAACTTCCCACGTTAATATTGTGGCACTGTTGGGGTTTTGTTATGAAGGTTCGAGAAGAGCTCTCATTTACGACTTCATGCCTAATGGTTCTCTTGAAAAGTTCATTGGTAACAATGCTTCCTCGTCTCAAGAGTCTACGTTGGGATGGGATAAGTTGTTTGAGATCGCTCTTGGGATAGCTCGGGGGTTGGAGTACTTGCACCAAGGCTGTAGTACGAGGATTTTGCATTTGGACATCAAGCCTCAGAACATTCTTCTAGATAAGGAATTGGATCCTAAAATTTCCGATTTTGGCCTTGCTAAACTGTGTCCGAATAGATCGAGCATAGTCTCCATGTTAGTGGCAAGAGGGACAATAGGGTACATTGCCCCTGAAGTGTTTTCTAGAAGCTTTGGAGAAGTCTCTTACAAGTCTGATGTGTATAGTTATGGGATGCTGGTTTTGGAAATGGTTGGAGGAAGGACGGCCGTTGATCCAAGAGATGTAGATCGTACAAGTGAAATATACTTCCCAAACTATCTCTACAAGCAGATGGAGGTGAATAATGCAGAAAGGGATGTTGAAGATGGAAGCCTACCTGTTAAGAGAAACATGATCATTGTCGGGTTGTGGTGCATTCAGACAAACCCCAAAGACAGACCGTCGATGACGAGGGTGGTAGAGATGTTGGAAGGGAAACTTGGCTCATTGGAGGTTCCACCTAAGCCTTACCTATATTCACCCCCGAGAGCTCCACCATCCTATTCAACTTCTGAATCATTCtaa
- the LOC125209404 gene encoding probable protein phosphatase 2C 15, translating into MGSRGDRYEYHDLVPLAALINRELRNEKMERPAVRYGSAAQSRKGEDYFLMKTDCQRVAGNPSTSFSVFGIFDGHNGSAAAIFSRDHLLNYVLNAMPRGLGRDEWLHALPRALVAGFVKTDKEFQAKGKTSGTTATFVIIDGWTVTVASVGDSRCILDAQGGGVSILTVDHRLEENAEERERVTASGGEVGRLSIFGGTEIGPLRCWPGGLCLSRSIGDMDVGEFIVPIPYVKQVKLSSKGGRLIIASDGVWDALSSEMAAKSCHGLPAELAARLVVKETLRARGLKDDTTCIVVDIIPPDNNKLPPSSPPEKHNKLKALFFRKKSWKSNKLTKKLSAVGIVEELFEEGSAMLAERLGNDEPTAQTGGLFTCAVCQADLAPNEGVSVHAGSIFSVSSKPWQGPFLCSDCRDKKDAMEGKRPSGVRVV; encoded by the exons ATGGGGTCGAGGGGGGATAGATATGAATACCATGATCTTGTGCCATTAGCTGCACTGATCAATAGGGAGCTGAGGAATGAGAAAATGGAGAGGCCCGCGGTGAGATATGGCTCTGCAGCTCAGTCAAGGAAAGGGGAGGATTATTTCTTGATGAAGACTGATTGCCAGCGAGTTGCTGGAAATCCATCAACGTCGTTCTCTGTTTTTGGA ATATTCGATGGGCATAATGGGAGTGCAGCTGCAATATTTTCGCGAGACCATTTGTTAAACTACGTGTTAAATGCCATGCCTCGTGGACTTGGACGGGATGAATGGCTACATGCTTTACCTAGAGCTTTGGTTGCCGGCTTTGTGAAAACCGACAAGGAATTTCAGGCCAAAG GAAAGACTTCTGGCACTACAGCTACATTTGTGATTATTGACGGGTGGACAGTTACTGTCGCATCTGTTGGAGATTCGCGCTGCATTTTAGATGCTCAGGGTGGCGGTGTTTCCATCTTGACCGTTGATCATAGACTTGAAGAAAATGCAGAGGA AAGAGAGCGTGTCACTGCCAGTGGAGGCGAAGTGGGGAGGCTTAGCATTTTTGGCGGGACTGAG ATTGGTCCTCTTCGTTGTTGGCCAGGCGGTTTGTGTCTTTCTCGATCAATTGGTGACATGGATGTGGGCGAATTTATCGTTCCAATACCCTATGTGAAGCAAGTAAAG CTATCGAGTAAAGGCGGAAGGCTGATAATCGCCTCTGATGGCGTCTGGGATGCATTGTCATCAGAAATGGCTGCAAAGTCGTGCCATGGATTGCCTGCAGAGCTTGCTGCTCGTCTAGTGGTGAAG GAAACGTTGAGGGCGCGTGGGCTCAAGGATGACACGACTTGCATAGTCGTCGATATAATTCCTCCGGACAATAACAAACTGCCGCCTTCTTCCCCACCCGAGAAGCACAACAAGCTCAAGGCTTTGTTTTTCCGGAAAAAGTCTTGGAAAtccaacaaattaacaaaGAAGCTATCCGCAGTGGGTATCGTTGAAGAGCTATTCGAAGAAGGATCAGCAATGCTTGCTGAAAG GCTTGGAAATGACGAGCCGACTGCGCAGACGGGCGGTCTTTTTACTTGCGCCGTTTGCCAAGCTGACCTGGCGCCGAACGAGGGAGTCTCAGTTCATGCTGGCTCGATATTCTCGGTTAGTTCGAAGCCATGGCAAGGCCCGTTCCTCTGCTCCGACTGCCGGGATAAGAAGGATGCGATGGAAGGGAAGAGACCGAGTGGAGTTAGAGTAGTATAG
- the LOC125210034 gene encoding uncharacterized protein LOC125210034: MKYNLHSFSLFIFSLLAFSSKICRGADYQYEACLPTNCGGSGPNISFPFFLTSQQSYCGYPGFSIKCRNGFPLLQLSENEYVIDDIFYHNRSLHVFNAAALSLSSSSSSNCSQGLIRIRNTTLPAGRFNYVGGENLLLFSRCRNATGDLLRYEVGCNSSSREGVALAMYGGNGNVGRALRTCEESVVARAELSGDDEVVDVAAVFEEGICDELDGE, encoded by the coding sequence ATGAAATACAACCTCCATAGTTTCTCTCTTTTCATATTCTCTCTCCTCGCCTTCTCATCCAAAATCTGCCGCGGCGCAGACTACCAATACGAAGCCTGCTTGCCAACAAATTGTGGCGGCAGCGGTCCCAACATAAGCTTCCCATTCTTCCTCACATCTCAACAATCCTACTGCGGCTACCCAGGCTTCTCGATCAAATGCAGAAATGGATTTCCACTGCTTCAGCTGTCAGAAAACGAGTATGTAATCGACGACATTTTCTACCACAACCGATCTCTACACGTGTTTAACGCCGCAGCGCTGTCATTAtcatcgtcgtcgtcgtcaAACTGCTCTCAGGGATTAATCAGAATCAGAAACACGACGCTCCCTGCCGGCAGATTCAATTACGTCGGGGGCGAAAATCTCCTTCTGTTTTCGAGATGCAGAAACGCGACGGGCGATCTGCTGAGGTACGAGGTTGGTTGTAATAGCAGTTCTAGAGAGGGAGTTGCTTTGGCTATGTATGGCGGCAATGGGAATGTGGGGAGAGCGTTGCGCACGTGCGAGGAGAGTGTTGTGGCACGTGCGGAGTTGAGTGGGGATGATGAAGTGGTGGATGTTGCGGCGGTTTTTGAGGAGGGGATTTGTGATGAATTGGACGGCGAGTGA
- the LOC125209415 gene encoding LEAF RUST 10 DISEASE-RESISTANCE LOCUS RECEPTOR-LIKE PROTEIN KINASE-like 2.4: MRYKYSSIKKMTNSFSEKLGRGGFGSVYKGQFPDGHLVAVKVLNESNEDGEDFMNEVASISRTSHVNIVALLGFCFEGSKRALIYDFMPNGSLEKFIGNNASTSQESTLGWDKLFEITLGIARGLEYLHQGCNTRILHLDIKPQNILLDKDMNPRISDFGLAKMCPNRSSIVSMFVARGTIGYIAPEVFSRNFGDVSYKSDVYSYGMLVLEMAGGKKAIDPREVEHTSEIYFPNYFYKEVEGNAERDGNIFEAMNEEDESQPVKRNMIIVGLWCIQTNPKDRPSMTRVVEMLEGKLGSLEVPPKPYLQPSPRPAPAYSTSESL, from the coding sequence ATGAGATACAAATACTCCAGCATCAAGAAAATGACCAATTCATTTAGTGAAAAATTAGGAAGAGGAGGATTTGGCAGTGTTTATAAAGGACAATTTCCTGACGGTCATCTTGTGGCAGTGAAAGTCTTGAATGAATCAAATGAAGACGGGGAAGATTTCATGAATGAGGTCGCTAGCATTAGCAGAACATCCCATGTTAATATTGTTGCGCTGTTggggttttgttttgaagGTTCGAAAAGAGCTCTCATTTATGACTTCATGCCTAATGGTTCTCTTGAAAAGTTCATTGGCAACAATGCTTCCACATCTCAAGAGTCTACGTTGGGATGGGATAAATTGTTTGAGATCACTCTTGGGATAGCTCGAGGGCTCGAGTACTTGCATCAAGGCTGTAATACAAGGATTTTGCATTTGGACATCAAGCCTCAAAACATACTTCTGGATAAGGACATGAACCCAAGGATTTCAGATTTTGGGCTTGCTAAAATGTGTCCAAATAGGTCGAGTATAGTCTCCATGTTTGTGGCAAGAGGGACAATTGGGTACATTGCCCCTGAAGTGTTTTCGAGAAACTTTGGAGATGTCTCGTATAAATCTGATGTGTATAGTTACGGAATGTTGGTTTTGGAAATGGCTGGAGGAAAGAAGGCCATTGATCCAAGAGAAGTCGAACATACAAGCGAAATATATTTCCCAAATTATTTCTACAAGGAAGTTGAGGGCAATGCAGAAAGAGATGgaaatattttcgaagcaatgaatgaagaagatgaaagccAACCTGTGAAGAGAAACATGATCATTGTTGGGTTGTGGTGCATTCAGACAAACCCTAAAGACCGACCGTCGATGACAAGGGTTGTAGAGATGTTGGAAGGGAAGCTTGGATCATTGGAGGTTCCACCTAAACCTTACCTTCAACCATCCCCAAGACCAGCCCCAGCCTATTCAACTTCTGAATCTTTATAG